From Daphnia pulicaria isolate SC F1-1A chromosome 4, SC_F0-13Bv2, whole genome shotgun sequence, one genomic window encodes:
- the LOC124338328 gene encoding chymotrypsinogen A-like, producing MMGQQKYLSKIIFFFVVVTLLSCCNPVASFFLPKVTRTNDAVIIDFEGSGYAGPIQKKNVYEEIANPALAPPQPFFHPYAMMFQKQQQQQHPMIYYGWPYFFSQPSPNVRAAAPALPASTRQDAEEEEVDENGVKQAPVTNATCGRGPMRFPGDHHHHHDRTAISERIAGGEDAKKNAWKFVVNLKNSAGTYFCSGTLISDSKVLLAAQCLEQLSLLDMSGVTVLIGQTSLTSVQMTRRINKVVLHSQYNAANYANDIAILTLDSPVIVSRSVSPVCLPPASADSDQYADKRAILLGWGSSAVTAPNSALQQGKVDMLPTAECKSDADIGRFVTDSNICVSPTDEVYSCIGDVGGPVVILTGRGTWTQIGINSYTKDCGTVGLKTRVSAYRAWIDLYMQ from the exons ATGATGGGtcaacaaaaatatttgtcaaaaatcatcttcttctttgtggTGGTGACTCTACTGAGCTGCTGCAACCCTGTCGCCAGTTTCTTCCTTCCCAAAGTCACTCGCACCAATGACGCCGTCATCATCGATT tTGAGGGCTCGGGTTACGCTGGTCCCATCCAAAAGAAGAACGTCTACGAAGAAATTGCCAATCCAGCCTTGGCTCCTCCTCAGCCATTTTTCCATCCTTACGCCATGATGTTCcagaaacaacagcagcagcagcacccgaTGATTTACTACGGTTGGCCTTACTTTTTCAGCCAGCCCAGTCCTAATGTTCGTGCAGCAGCTCCTGCTCTTCCGGCATCCACCAGACAGgatgccgaagaagaagaggtagACGAGAATGGCGTCAAACAAGCGCCGGTAACAAATGCGACTTGCGGCCGTGGACCCATGAGATTCCCTGGagatcaccaccaccaccacgaccGTACCGCCATTAGCGAAAGGATCGCTGGCGGAGAAGATGCCAAAAAGAATGCCTGGAAGTTCGTG GTCAACTTGAAAAATAGCGCGGGTACCTACTTTTGCTCCGGAACTTTGATTAGCGACTCTAAAGTTCTACTGGCGGCCCAGTGTCTTGAACA ATTGTCTTTGTTGGACATGTCGGGCGTGACCGTCTTGATTGGGCAGACGAGCCTGACAAGCGTCCAAATGACGAGGAGGATCAACAAAGTCGTCCTGCACAGCCAATACAATGCTGCCAACTAC GCCAACGATATCGCCATCTTGACACTGGACTCGCCCGTCATCGTTTCCAGGAGTGTTTCACCTGTTTGTTTGCCACCGGCAAGCGCCGACTCGGATCAATACGCCGACAAACGTGCCATTCTGTTGGGATGGGGATCGTCTG CTGTGACAGCACCAAACAGCGCTCTTCAACAAGGCAAGGTTGACATGTTGCCCACCGCCGAGTGCAAGTCGGACGCGGACATTGGGCGATTCGTTACAGATTCAAACATCTGCGTTAGTCCCACTGACGAAGTATACAGTTGCATC GGTGATGTCGGCGGTCCAGTTGTTATCTTAACGGGGCGAGGAACTTGGACTCAAATCGGAATCAACAGCTACACCAAAG ATTGCGGAACTGTTGGCCTTAAGACAAGAGTGTCAGCATACAGGGCCTGGATTGATTTGTACATgcagtaa